From a single Streptomyces sp. NBC_00377 genomic region:
- a CDS encoding SDR family NAD(P)-dependent oxidoreductase, with the protein MQLENTAALVTGGASGLGAATAKALAGRGARVFALDLKDGIDKAPEVPGVTYVPADVTDPEQVGDAVAAAAGSGVPLRTVVNCAGIGPSARILGKRGVHDLGLYAKVIQINLIGTFNVLALASEAIAATEADGNGQRGVIVNTASIAAYDGQIGQAAYASSKGGVVGLTLPAARDLAQYGIRVCTIAPGIVETPMLATVSEEFRASLAEGVPFPRRLARPEEYAQLALSIVEHDYLNGETIRMDGALRMAPR; encoded by the coding sequence ATGCAGCTCGAGAACACCGCCGCCCTTGTCACCGGCGGTGCGTCCGGCCTCGGCGCGGCCACCGCGAAGGCCCTCGCCGGACGCGGCGCCCGGGTCTTCGCCCTCGACCTCAAGGACGGCATCGACAAGGCGCCCGAGGTGCCCGGGGTGACCTATGTGCCCGCCGACGTCACCGACCCCGAGCAGGTCGGCGACGCCGTCGCCGCCGCGGCCGGCTCCGGGGTCCCGTTGCGCACGGTCGTCAACTGCGCCGGGATCGGCCCGTCCGCGCGGATCCTCGGCAAACGGGGCGTCCACGACCTCGGCCTGTACGCCAAGGTGATCCAGATCAACCTGATCGGCACCTTCAACGTGCTCGCGCTCGCCTCGGAGGCCATCGCCGCCACCGAGGCCGACGGGAACGGCCAGCGGGGCGTCATCGTCAACACCGCCTCCATCGCCGCCTACGACGGCCAGATCGGCCAGGCCGCCTACGCGTCCTCCAAGGGCGGGGTCGTCGGACTGACCCTGCCCGCCGCCCGCGACCTCGCGCAGTACGGGATCCGGGTGTGCACCATCGCCCCGGGCATCGTGGAGACACCGATGCTGGCCACCGTGTCGGAGGAGTTCCGTGCCTCGCTCGCCGAGGGCGTGCCCTTCCCGCGCCGCCTGGCCCGGCCCGAGGAGTACGCGCAGCTGGCTCTGTCGATCGTCGAGCACGACTACCTCAACGGCGAGACGATCCGCATGGACGGCGCACTGCGGATGGCCCCGAGGTAG
- a CDS encoding acyl-CoA dehydrogenase family protein: MPATRALPTEEAVELIQLTRTLAAKELAPRVADAEADGAFPRDVFRTLGRSGLLGLPFAEEDGGADQPYGVYLQVLEEVAAVWSSVAVGISVHALSCFPLARFGTAEQRRRWLPGMLGGELLGAYCLSEPHAGSDPAAMLTRAVRESDGDYVLNGTKAWTTHGGYADFYTVMARTSDDRAHGISCFLVPADAPGLSADPPERKMGLTGSATATMRLENVRVPAERRIGEEGQGLKIALASLDCGRLGISAVATGLAQGALDHAVRYARERETFGKPIIEHQGLAFVLADMGAAIESARATALSAARLKDLGLPFTREASIAKLVATDNAMKVTTDAVQVLGGYGYTRDFPVERFMREAKVMQIFEGTNQIQRMIISRALDRDEGGVLTVLGKE; the protein is encoded by the coding sequence ATGCCTGCCACCCGCGCCCTGCCGACCGAGGAAGCCGTCGAGCTCATCCAGCTCACGCGCACCCTCGCCGCCAAGGAACTCGCACCCCGGGTCGCCGACGCGGAGGCGGACGGGGCGTTCCCCCGGGACGTCTTCCGCACCCTCGGGCGCAGCGGCCTGCTCGGGCTGCCCTTCGCGGAGGAGGACGGCGGGGCGGACCAGCCGTACGGGGTCTACCTCCAGGTCCTGGAGGAGGTCGCCGCGGTCTGGTCGAGCGTCGCCGTGGGCATCTCCGTGCACGCTCTCTCCTGTTTCCCGCTGGCCCGTTTCGGGACGGCGGAGCAGCGCCGCAGATGGCTGCCCGGCATGCTGGGCGGTGAGCTGCTCGGCGCGTACTGCCTGTCCGAGCCGCACGCCGGCTCGGACCCCGCGGCCATGCTCACCCGCGCGGTCCGCGAGAGCGACGGGGACTATGTGCTGAACGGCACCAAGGCCTGGACCACGCACGGCGGTTACGCCGATTTCTACACGGTCATGGCCCGTACTTCGGACGACCGCGCGCACGGCATCTCGTGCTTCCTGGTCCCCGCCGACGCCCCGGGGCTCAGCGCCGACCCCCCGGAGCGGAAGATGGGGCTGACGGGCTCGGCGACCGCCACCATGCGGCTGGAGAACGTACGGGTGCCCGCGGAGCGCCGGATCGGGGAGGAAGGCCAGGGGCTGAAGATCGCGCTGGCCTCCCTCGACTGCGGCCGCCTGGGCATCTCGGCCGTCGCCACCGGCCTCGCCCAGGGCGCCCTGGACCACGCGGTGCGCTATGCGCGGGAGCGGGAGACCTTCGGCAAGCCGATCATCGAGCACCAGGGCCTGGCCTTCGTCCTCGCCGACATGGGCGCCGCGATCGAGTCGGCGCGGGCCACCGCGCTGTCCGCCGCCCGGTTGAAGGATCTCGGCCTGCCCTTCACACGGGAGGCGTCGATCGCCAAACTCGTGGCGACGGACAACGCCATGAAGGTGACCACGGACGCCGTGCAGGTCCTCGGGGGATACGGGTACACACGCGACTTCCCCGTGGAGCGCTTCATGCGCGAGGCCAAGGTCATGCAGATCTTCGAAGGAACCAACCAGATCCAGCGCATGATCATCTCCCGTGCGCTGGACCGCGACGAGGGCGGTGTGCTCACCGTCCTCGGCAAGGAGTGA
- a CDS encoding TetR/AcrR family transcriptional regulator, with protein sequence MPSPRRTARQADLLERLVSLLTAEGFSDLTLDDLAERLRCSKTTLYQLARSKQGLVVEAVKHYFRGATEAVEKRVAQTVDPSDRVRVYLTAVAEQLRPLSRRFLDDVADFPPAREVYEANTRMAAERVRRLIAEGVSDGAFREVHTAFVGEVAAATMRQIQQGELKSRTGLTDAEAYEQLASLIVHAVSS encoded by the coding sequence ATGCCGTCTCCCCGCCGCACGGCCAGACAGGCCGACCTGCTGGAACGCCTCGTCTCGCTGCTGACGGCGGAGGGGTTCTCCGACCTCACGCTGGACGACCTCGCCGAGCGGCTGCGCTGTTCCAAGACCACCCTGTACCAGCTCGCCCGCAGCAAGCAGGGCCTGGTCGTGGAGGCGGTCAAGCACTACTTCCGCGGGGCGACCGAGGCCGTCGAGAAGCGGGTGGCCCAGACCGTCGACCCCTCGGACCGCGTCCGCGTGTACCTGACCGCCGTGGCCGAGCAACTGCGCCCGCTCTCGCGCCGGTTCCTGGACGACGTGGCGGACTTCCCGCCCGCCCGCGAGGTCTACGAGGCCAACACGCGGATGGCGGCGGAGCGGGTGCGCCGGCTGATCGCCGAGGGCGTCTCGGACGGCGCCTTCCGGGAGGTGCACACCGCCTTCGTCGGTGAGGTCGCCGCCGCGACCATGCGCCAGATCCAGCAGGGCGAGCTCAAGTCGCGCACGGGACTGACCGACGCGGAGGCCTACGAGCAGCTCGCCTCGCTGATCGTGCACGCCGTTTCGTCCTGA
- a CDS encoding DUF309 domain-containing protein, whose amino-acid sequence MDPLGSTGGTGGGRTAGPRDRDGEGRARNARPRDGLGRPLPYGTAGVERQPEGVVRTPRETVAEAQVLLDAGKPFHAHEVFEDAWKSGPESERTLWRGLAQLAVGLTHSARGNLTGGARLLRRGAGAVREWAAGAGQDRPYGMDLDALARWADDLADTVESSGTAVDARTRAPRLR is encoded by the coding sequence ATGGACCCTTTGGGCAGCACAGGAGGTACGGGCGGCGGCCGGACCGCGGGCCCCCGGGACCGGGACGGTGAGGGGCGGGCCCGCAACGCCCGGCCGAGGGACGGGCTGGGCCGGCCCCTGCCGTACGGCACGGCCGGTGTGGAACGGCAGCCCGAGGGCGTCGTCCGCACGCCGCGGGAGACCGTCGCCGAGGCACAGGTCCTGCTGGACGCCGGGAAGCCGTTCCACGCGCACGAGGTGTTCGAGGACGCCTGGAAGTCGGGCCCCGAGTCGGAGCGCACCCTGTGGCGCGGGCTCGCGCAGCTCGCGGTGGGTCTGACGCACTCGGCCCGGGGGAACCTCACGGGCGGGGCGCGGCTGCTGCGGCGCGGTGCCGGGGCGGTGCGGGAGTGGGCGGCCGGCGCGGGACAGGACCGGCCGTACGGGATGGATCTCGACGCGCTGGCCCGCTGGGCGGACGACCTGGCGGACACCGTGGAGTCGAGCGGCACCGCCGTGGACGCGCGGACCCGGGCGCCCCGGCTGCGCTGA
- the cobF gene encoding precorrin-6A synthase (deacetylating) — MRRIHVIGIGAGDPEQLTLQAVRALRSTDVFFVLDKGEVKSDLTRLRHDLLDTHLPQGAYRVVEARDPERDRGAGGAAYSPAVGDWRSARAEIYERLIAGELGPDETGAFLVWGDPALYDSTLGILQEVLGRGAVAFEYDVVPGISSVSALVARHRTGLNRVARPVQITTGRRLAEGFPEGVDDVVVMLDAHQAFREYADEDVDIYWGAYIGTPDEILVSGPIAEAGPRIERLRAEARERKGWIMDTYLLRRNPGRE, encoded by the coding sequence GTGCGAAGGATTCATGTCATCGGTATCGGCGCGGGCGACCCCGAGCAGCTCACCCTCCAGGCGGTCCGGGCGCTGCGGAGCACGGACGTGTTCTTCGTCCTGGACAAGGGCGAGGTCAAGAGCGACCTGACGCGGCTGCGCCACGACCTGCTCGACACACATCTGCCGCAGGGCGCCTACCGGGTGGTCGAGGCCCGGGATCCGGAGCGGGACCGCGGGGCCGGCGGTGCGGCCTACTCCCCCGCCGTCGGCGACTGGCGCAGCGCCCGCGCGGAGATCTACGAGCGGCTGATCGCCGGGGAACTCGGCCCGGACGAGACGGGTGCGTTCCTGGTCTGGGGCGACCCGGCGCTGTACGACAGCACGCTGGGCATCCTTCAGGAGGTGCTGGGCCGGGGCGCGGTGGCCTTCGAGTACGACGTCGTCCCCGGGATCAGCAGCGTCTCGGCACTCGTCGCCCGGCACCGCACGGGCCTGAACCGGGTGGCGCGTCCGGTGCAGATCACGACGGGCCGGCGGCTCGCCGAGGGGTTCCCGGAAGGGGTGGACGACGTGGTGGTCATGCTGGACGCCCACCAGGCCTTCCGGGAGTACGCCGACGAGGACGTCGACATCTACTGGGGCGCCTATATCGGGACCCCGGACGAGATCCTCGTGTCCGGTCCGATCGCCGAGGCCGGCCCGCGCATCGAGCGGCTGCGCGCCGAGGCCCGCGAGCGCAAGGGCTGGATCATGGACACCTACCTGCTGCGCCGCAACCCGGGCCGGGAATAG
- a CDS encoding sulfite exporter TauE/SafE family protein codes for MNTMNLWHITGWEFGALALAALLVGFSKTAVSGANTVSLAIFAAVLPARASTGVLLPILIAGDVLAVLTYRRHAHWPTLWRLFPAVAAGVVFGTVFLVWADDGIVRTSIGAILLLMAGVTVWRRRTADAADQPDAVATRSGRIKARSYGVLGGFTTMVANAGGPVMSLYLLSAGFRKLGFLGTSAFFFLIVNVSKVPFSAGLGLIDGDSLLLDAALVAFVVPGALFGKWAVHRINQRLFERLVIAATVVGGLQLLLR; via the coding sequence ATGAACACGATGAACCTGTGGCACATCACCGGCTGGGAGTTCGGGGCGCTCGCCCTCGCGGCCCTGCTCGTCGGCTTCTCCAAGACGGCCGTCAGCGGGGCCAACACGGTCAGCCTCGCGATCTTCGCGGCGGTCCTGCCCGCCCGCGCCTCCACGGGCGTCCTGCTGCCGATCCTGATCGCCGGCGACGTCCTGGCCGTCCTCACCTACCGGCGGCACGCCCACTGGCCCACGCTGTGGCGGCTGTTCCCGGCGGTCGCGGCCGGTGTGGTGTTCGGGACGGTGTTCCTGGTGTGGGCCGACGACGGGATCGTCCGCACCTCGATCGGGGCGATCCTGCTGCTGATGGCGGGCGTCACGGTGTGGCGGCGGCGCACGGCCGACGCGGCCGACCAACCCGACGCCGTGGCCACCCGGTCCGGCCGGATCAAGGCCCGCTCCTACGGCGTCCTCGGAGGCTTCACCACCATGGTCGCCAACGCCGGCGGCCCGGTGATGTCGCTGTACCTGCTCTCGGCCGGCTTCCGCAAACTCGGCTTCCTCGGCACCTCCGCGTTCTTCTTCCTGATCGTCAACGTCTCGAAGGTGCCGTTCAGCGCCGGTCTCGGACTCATCGACGGCGACTCGCTGCTCCTGGACGCCGCGCTCGTCGCGTTCGTCGTCCCCGGCGCGCTGTTCGGCAAGTGGGCGGTGCACCGCATCAACCAGCGGCTGTTCGAACGGCTGGTGATCGCGGCGACCGTGGTGGGCGGACTCCAGCTGCTGCTGCGCTAG
- a CDS encoding RNA-guided endonuclease InsQ/TnpB family protein, translated as MAEQVKRAFRFRFYPTDEQAAELSRTFGCVRLVYNKALEERTRAWYGEQRRVSYVQSSAALTQWKKTEELAFLTEVSSVPLQQALRHLQTAFASFFAKRAKYPRYKSRKKSRASAEYTRSAFTWRDGQLTLAKMAEPLDIRWSRPLPDNSEPTTATVSRDAAGRWFVSLLCEDSIAPAPATTAAVGLDAGITSLVTLSTGEKIANPKHERRDRARLARVQRELSRKAKGSANREKARRRVAKVHARIADRRRDFLHKLSTRLVRENQTVVIEDLTVRNLLKNGKIARAISDAAWTDLRSMLEYKCAWYGRELVVIDRFFPSSKLCGTCGTVRGKLPLNVREWTCDGCGTVHDRDVNAARNILAAGLAVSACGDGVRPQRESSRTGRSSMKQEPQRATAGIPRL; from the coding sequence ATGGCGGAGCAGGTCAAGCGGGCGTTCAGGTTCCGCTTCTACCCCACGGACGAGCAGGCGGCTGAGCTGTCGCGTACGTTCGGCTGCGTCCGCCTGGTGTACAACAAGGCGCTGGAAGAGCGCACCCGGGCCTGGTACGGCGAGCAGCGCCGCGTCTCCTACGTGCAGTCCTCCGCCGCGCTCACGCAGTGGAAGAAGACCGAGGAACTGGCCTTCCTGACCGAGGTGTCCTCGGTTCCGCTCCAGCAGGCGCTGCGCCATCTTCAGACGGCGTTCGCCAGCTTCTTCGCCAAACGCGCGAAGTATCCGCGCTACAAGTCGCGCAAGAAGTCCCGCGCGTCGGCCGAGTACACCCGCAGCGCCTTCACCTGGCGCGACGGACAGCTCACGCTCGCCAAGATGGCGGAGCCGCTGGACATCCGCTGGTCACGTCCACTGCCCGATAACAGTGAGCCGACCACTGCGACCGTGTCCCGCGACGCGGCGGGACGCTGGTTCGTGTCCCTGCTGTGCGAGGACAGCATCGCCCCGGCCCCCGCCACCACAGCGGCGGTCGGCCTGGACGCCGGGATCACCTCCCTGGTGACCCTGTCCACCGGGGAGAAGATCGCCAACCCCAAGCACGAGCGCCGTGACCGCGCCCGTCTCGCCCGTGTGCAGCGGGAGCTGTCGCGCAAGGCGAAGGGCTCGGCGAACCGGGAGAAAGCCCGGCGTCGCGTCGCCAAGGTCCACGCGCGGATCGCCGACCGGCGCCGCGACTTCCTGCACAAGCTGTCGACTCGTCTCGTCCGTGAGAACCAAACGGTCGTGATCGAGGACCTCACCGTCCGCAACCTGCTGAAGAACGGCAAGATCGCCCGCGCCATCTCCGATGCAGCCTGGACGGACCTGCGCTCCATGCTGGAGTACAAGTGCGCCTGGTACGGGCGCGAACTCGTCGTGATCGACCGCTTCTTCCCCAGCTCCAAGCTGTGCGGAACCTGCGGCACGGTCCGCGGGAAGCTGCCGCTGAACGTCCGCGAGTGGACATGCGACGGCTGCGGCACTGTGCATGACCGCGACGTGAACGCGGCGCGCAATATCCTGGCCGCCGGGCTGGCGGTGTCTGCCTGTGGAGACGGTGTAAGACCTCAACGGGAGTCCTCCCGGACGGGGCGGTCGTCGATGAAGCAGGAACCCCAGCGGGCGACCGCTGGAATCCCCCGCCTTTAG
- a CDS encoding WhiB family transcriptional regulator, with amino-acid sequence MEWLRSAACVGEDPELFFPVGTTGPALRDVSAAKRVCARCTVSPECLSYALAIGQTSGVWGGTGEEERAELLRTTRREAMSTT; translated from the coding sequence ATGGAGTGGTTGCGCAGTGCCGCCTGCGTGGGCGAGGACCCTGAGCTGTTCTTCCCCGTGGGCACGACCGGACCCGCCTTGCGGGACGTCTCGGCCGCCAAGCGCGTCTGCGCCCGCTGCACGGTGAGCCCCGAATGCCTGTCCTACGCGCTGGCCATCGGGCAGACCTCGGGCGTGTGGGGCGGGACAGGCGAGGAGGAACGCGCCGAACTGCTCCGCACCACCAGACGCGAAGCGATGAGCACGACGTGA